A genome region from Desulfurispora thermophila DSM 16022 includes the following:
- a CDS encoding ABC transporter permease subunit, giving the protein MPVLVMAGHTLQEMVRKKVFLLVLLLTLGFLILYGTGLHYAGRAVNPLYKNLMLSQLLSLGLYFASMVSAFLAVAAVAGTIAGEIEDGTLYTIVTKPVRRGEIVLGKFLGLAAMLLVYGVLFYSAIILLNLYANHWHLPFLTAAGAVKGLLLFCLQPLLLLAVGLWSGNFLPTIGNGVLLIMLYGLGLLGGLLEQVGTVIQNTALINTGIITSLLLPTDAVYRQMLGQLLESGAINFLTSGPFGAASRPSVWMTVYALLYTGLFLWLAVRRFARRDL; this is encoded by the coding sequence GTGCCGGTTCTGGTCATGGCAGGGCATACCCTGCAGGAAATGGTGCGGAAAAAGGTTTTTCTGCTGGTGTTGCTCTTAACCCTGGGCTTTTTAATCCTCTATGGTACCGGGTTGCACTATGCGGGCAGGGCGGTTAACCCTCTGTACAAAAATCTGATGCTGTCCCAGCTTTTGTCCCTGGGGCTGTATTTTGCCAGTATGGTCAGCGCCTTTCTGGCGGTGGCGGCGGTGGCCGGCACCATCGCGGGAGAAATCGAGGACGGCACGCTGTACACCATTGTCACCAAACCCGTGCGACGCGGCGAAATAGTGCTGGGCAAATTTCTGGGCCTGGCCGCTATGCTGCTGGTCTACGGCGTGCTATTTTACAGTGCGATTATTCTGCTCAATCTGTACGCCAACCACTGGCACCTGCCCTTTCTCACCGCGGCGGGAGCCGTAAAAGGTCTTTTGCTCTTCTGTCTGCAGCCGCTTTTGCTGCTGGCGGTGGGGCTGTGGAGCGGCAATTTTCTGCCCACCATCGGCAACGGGGTGTTGCTGATCATGCTCTACGGCCTGGGCTTGCTGGGCGGCCTGCTGGAGCAGGTGGGCACGGTGATCCAGAACACTGCACTAATCAACACCGGCATCATAACCAGCCTGCTGCTGCCCACCGATGCTGTTTACCGCCAGATGCTGGGGCAGCTCCTGGAGAGCGGGGCCATAAACTTTCTGACCAGCGGTCCCTTTGGCGCGGCCAGCCGGCCCAGCGTCTGGATGACGGTATACGCCCTTTTGTACACCGGGCTGTTTCTCTGGCTGGCGGTGCGCCGCTTTGCCCGGCGGGATCTGTAG